From a region of the Arachis ipaensis cultivar K30076 chromosome B09, Araip1.1, whole genome shotgun sequence genome:
- the LOC107618356 gene encoding F-box/kelch-repeat protein At3g23880-like produces MRGNLLGTTDKRPKPLSPTKAPPILPGEVIEEILVRVPASTLVKLKIVCKSWNALISNPEFVSGNVHRSRADPRLVYRFRDSRKIHFSSVQSLFKNPSALLTKDGCFEMDGDLHILGSCNGLICLGLMSGRFHLGSIRLWNPCTRSASDWLKIRADMYGFGYDHVHDNYKFLEGCWRYGHKIHTFGSNYWTTIVQDPPSYHPKLGIGTFVYGTLNWVAQARSNFLEWVIISFDLANENFAPLSLPDMNNRDEHYDPAVGVLRDRLCVCLKENYGGWILWVMEEYGVQESWTKFITVFSNERVYPPMFYSLKAMYMAENDDVLAVSLCPSDSRIFKLVIINSNDAPKSHRIFGQRTFVDADNQNCYVYQESLVSPSDLGLPSFHY; encoded by the coding sequence ATGCGGGGAAACCTTCTCGGAACCACCGACAAGCGGCCGAAACCCCTGTCTCCAACGAAGGCGCCACCCATCCTTCCGGGCGAGGTGATCGAGGAGATCCTGGTGAGGGTCCCGGCGAGTACCCTTGTGAAATTGAAGATTGTGTGCAAATCATGGAATGCACTAATCTCCAACCCCGAATTCGTCAGCGGAAACGTTCACCGGTCACGAGCAGATCCAAGACTGGTATATCGCTTTCGAGATAGTCGCAAAATCCACTTTTCGTCGGTGCAGTCTCTATTCAAGAACCCATCCGCCCTTCTTACCAAAGATGGCTGCTTCGAGATGGATGGTGATCTGCATATCTTGGGTTCCTGCAATGGCTTGATCTGCCTCGGCTTGATGAGCGGTCGTTTTCACTTGGGATCCATCAGATTGTGGAACCCCTGTACCAGATCGGCATCGGATTGGTTGAAAATTCGGGCTGACATGTATGGTTTTGGCTATGATCATGTGCATGATAATTACAAGTTTCTCGAGGGTTGTTGGAGATACGGCCACAAAATTCACACCTTCGGTTCGAATTATTGGACAACCATCGTTCAAGATCCCCCATCTTACCACCCCAAGCTGGGGATAGGGACGTTTGTGTATGGCACTCTGAATTGGGTAGCTCAGGCTCGTAGCAACTTTCTCGAATGGGTGATCATTTCCTTTGACTTAGCCAACGAGAATTTTGCCCCATTGTCTCTGCCTGATATGAATAATAGGGACGAGCATTATGATCCTGCGGTGGGTGTGTTGAGGGACAGGCTTTGTGTTTGTTTGAAGGAAAACTATGGTGGTTGGATTTTGTGGGTGATGGAGGAGTATGGGGTTCAAGAGTCTTGGACTAAGTTCATCACCGTATTTAGTAATGAGCGGGTATATCCACCCATGTTTTATTCACTTAAAGCCATGTACATGGCGGAAAATGATGACGTTCTGGCTGTTTCCCTTTGTCCCAGTGATTCTAGAATTttcaaattagttattattaattcAAATGATGCCCCCAAATCGCATCGAATTTTCGGCCAACGAACTTTTGTCGACGCAGATAATCAGAATTGCTATGTTTACCAAGAAAGCTTGGTATCGCCCTCCGATTTAGGCCTTCCAAGTTTCCACTACTGA
- the LOC110266389 gene encoding helicase-like transcription factor CHR28 has product MLCLQDPPEDSVVTMCGHVFCYQCVSDYLNGDGNTCSAPGCKAALAKDGVFSKATLRSCLSDELGGSNSIKVHDFARSLAAE; this is encoded by the exons ATGCTGTGCTTGCAG GATCCACCTGAAGACTCTGTTGTTACAATGTGTGGCCATGTCTTCTGTTATCAATGTGTATCAGATTACTTGAATGGTGATGGTAATACATGCTCTGCTCCTGGTTGTAAAGCAGCACTTGCAAAAGATGGTGTTTTCTCCAAGGCTACGTTGAGGAGTTGCTTGTCTGATGAACTTGGTGGTAGTAATTCCATAAAAGTGCATGATTTTGCTCGTTCACTAGCAGCAGA GTAA
- the LOC107618354 gene encoding protein ASPARTIC PROTEASE IN GUARD CELL 2 — MSPTKLAPLQGTMLLLLLILLTTTITITASTPSSPSNKLNHPHFQELNVKQTIADTKLNPTLIPKTPQKHNTTKHEGSAKWKLNLLHRDKVTTFNATQDHRTRFNARMQRDAKRVSALLRRLSAAAGKTSNYEAEEFGSDVVSGMEQGSGEYFVRIGVGSPPRNQYVVIDSGSDIVWVQCQPCNQCYRQSDPVFNPSESSSYSGVSCGSNVCSRLENAGCHEGRCRYEVSYGDGSYTKGTLALETLTFGRTVIRNVAIGCGHSNQGMFVGAAGLLGLGGGPMSFVGQLGGQTGGAFSYCLVSRGIGSSGSLEFGLESMPVGASWVSLIHNLRAPSFYYIGLSGLGVGGIKVSIPEDIFRLTETGDGGVVMDTGTAVTRLPTVAYNAFRDAFIGQTTNLPRASGVSIFDTCYDLYGFMSVRVPTVSFYFSGGPILTLPARNFLIPVDDVGTFCFAFAPSPSGLSIIGNIQQEGIEISVDGANGYVGFGPNVC; from the coding sequence ATGTCACCCACAAAGCTTGCACCTTTGCAGGGCACAATGCTTCTGCTGCTCTTGATCCTTCTAACCACCACCATTACCATTACCGCTTCCACTCCATCATCACCTTCCAACAAGCTCAACCACCCTCATTTCCAGGAGCTCAACGTCAAACAAACAATAGCAGATACCAAACTGAACCCAACCCTAATCCCAAAAACACCCCAAAAACACAACACCACCAAACATGAAGGATCAGCAAAATGGAAGCTCAACCTACTTCACAGAGACAAAGTCACCACCTTTAACGCCACCCAAGATCACCGCACCCGTTTCAATGCACGAATGCAAAGAGACGCCAAAAGGGTCTCCGCCCTCCTCCGCCGTCTCTCCGCCGCAGCCGGAAAAACCAGCAACTACGAAGCAGAGGAGTTCGGGTCGGACGTAGTTTCGGGTATGGAGCAAGGCAGCGGCGAATACTTCGTCAGAATCGGAGTTGGAAGCCCACCGAGGAACCAATACGTTGTCATCGATTCCGGCAGCGACATCGTCTGGGTCCAATGCCAACCCTGCAATCAATGTTACCGTCAATCCGACCCGGTTTTCAACCCGTCAGAGTCTTCTTCTTATTCCGGCGTTTCTTGTGGCTCCAACGTATGCAGCCGCCTGGAGAATGCCGGCTGCCACGAGGGGCGGTGCCGGTACGAGGTTTCCTACGGCGACGGGTCCTACACGAAAGGGACACTTGCCCTTGAGACTCTCACGTTCGGGCGAACCGTGATCCGAAACGTGGCGATCGGGTGCGGGCACAGCAACCAAGGAATGTTTGTTGGGGCTGCTGGGCTTTTGGGCCTTGGTGGTGGGCCCATGTCTTTTGTGGGCCAGCTTGGTGGCCAGACTGGCGGTGCATTTAGTTATTGTTTAGTGAGTCGGGGCATCGGGTCGTCCGGGTCACTTGAATTCGGTCTTGAATCCATGCCCGTGGGTGCTTCATGGGTCTCCCTGATCCATAACCTGCGGGCCCCGAGTTTCTACTATATTGGGCTCTCGGGTCTTGGGGTTGGGGGCATTAAGGTATCCATACCCGAAGATATTTTCAGGTTAACGGAAACAGGGGATGGAGGAGTGGTGATGGACACCGGCACGGCCGTGACTAGGCTGCCGACAGTGGCGTATAATGCATTCCGGGATGCTTTTATCGGGCAAACCACAAACTTGCCTCGGGCATCCGGAGTATCCATTTTTGACACGTGCTATGATTTATACGGGTTTATGTCGGTTCGGGTCCCGACCGTATCGTTTTACTTCTCGGGTGGGCCAATTTTGACCCTGCCAGCTAGGAATTTCTTAATTCCTGTTGATGATGTTGGAACATTCTGCTTTGCATTTGCTCCTTCTCCTTCGGGGCTTTCCATTATAGGTAACATCCAACAAGAAGGGATTGAAATTTCAGTTGATGGAGCTAATGGGTATGTGGGATTTGGACCCAATGTTTGTTGA